In Pseudobacter ginsenosidimutans, the following are encoded in one genomic region:
- the ffh gene encoding signal recognition particle protein yields MFQNLTERLESAFKQIKGEGRITELNIAATVKDIRRALVDADVNYKIAKEFTDKIKDEAMGQKVITAVSPGQLMVKIVKDELVALMGGSESELQSKGNPAVILIAGLQGSGKTTFSAKLANYLKTKKGLSPLLVAADIYRPAAIDQLKVLGEQIGVDVYSEPENKNAVQIAENAVKEARSKNKNVIIIDTAGRLAVDEQMMTEVANVKSAVKPNEILFVVDSMTGQDAVNTAKAFNDRLDFTGVVLTKLDGDTRGGAALSIKYTVEKPIKFVSSGEKMDTLDVFYPERMAQRILGMGDITTLVEKAQAQFDEEQAKKLEKKIRKNQFDLSDFKQQLEQIKKMGNIKDLLGMIPGVGKAVKDIDISDDAFKGIEALINSMTPEERANPDILDARRKTRIAKGAGKSMDELNGFLKQFEQMKNMMKMMNKMPMGRMGLGRR; encoded by the coding sequence ATGTTCCAGAATCTTACAGAGCGGTTAGAATCGGCCTTTAAACAAATCAAGGGTGAAGGCAGGATCACCGAGTTGAATATCGCTGCAACGGTGAAGGATATACGCCGTGCACTGGTGGATGCCGACGTCAACTATAAAATTGCGAAGGAGTTTACCGATAAGATCAAGGATGAGGCCATGGGCCAGAAAGTGATCACGGCAGTAAGCCCCGGACAGTTGATGGTGAAGATCGTGAAAGACGAGCTGGTGGCGCTCATGGGCGGCAGCGAGAGTGAGTTGCAGTCCAAAGGCAATCCCGCCGTTATCCTCATCGCAGGTCTGCAGGGTTCCGGTAAAACCACTTTCAGCGCCAAGCTGGCCAATTACCTCAAGACTAAAAAAGGATTGAGCCCATTGCTGGTGGCAGCAGATATCTACCGCCCTGCGGCCATCGACCAGTTGAAAGTGCTGGGTGAGCAGATCGGCGTGGACGTATACAGTGAACCTGAAAACAAGAATGCCGTTCAGATCGCAGAGAATGCGGTGAAAGAGGCAAGAAGTAAAAATAAGAACGTGATCATCATCGATACGGCCGGCCGTTTGGCTGTAGACGAGCAGATGATGACCGAAGTGGCCAATGTGAAAAGCGCCGTGAAACCGAATGAGATCCTCTTTGTGGTGGACTCCATGACCGGTCAGGATGCTGTGAATACGGCCAAAGCCTTCAACGACCGCCTGGACTTTACCGGCGTGGTACTCACCAAACTGGATGGTGATACACGCGGTGGTGCGGCCCTTTCCATCAAATACACGGTGGAAAAGCCCATCAAGTTCGTGAGCAGTGGTGAAAAGATGGATACCCTGGATGTGTTCTACCCCGAGCGTATGGCACAGCGTATCCTGGGTATGGGTGATATCACAACCCTCGTGGAAAAGGCTCAGGCTCAGTTTGATGAAGAGCAGGCGAAGAAGCTGGAAAAGAAGATCCGCAAGAACCAGTTCGACCTGTCTGACTTCAAGCAACAACTGGAGCAGATCAAGAAAATGGGAAATATCAAGGATCTGTTAGGCATGATCCCTGGTGTCGGAAAGGCTGTAAAAGACATTGATATCTCCGATGACGCTTTCAAAGGTATTGAAGCATTGATCAATAGTATGACTCCGGAAGAAAGAGCCAACCCCGATATTCTGGATGCACGTCGTAAGACGCGCATTGCCAAAGGAGCGGGAAAAAGCATGGATGAGCTCAATGGTTTTCTGAAGCAATTTGAGCAGATGAAAAACATGATGAAAATGATGAATAAAATGCCCATGGGCCGCATGGGGCTTGGCCGCCGTTGA
- a CDS encoding Crp/Fnr family transcriptional regulator, whose amino-acid sequence MENSIDILKQHVFAMQALPDHVWEPFSRIWQTVEFKRKTVLTVAGETERHLYFVLDGVQRAFHMDDHHPDATIVFTYPYSFAGVADSFLTQMSSRFFFETLTSSKMLRTSHQQVRQLADKHPELMAWVLKATAFALSGVLERQVELLKFSAEEKFRILLKRSPHVLQIIPHKYLASYLGIDASTFSKLLSTVRIE is encoded by the coding sequence TTGGAAAACAGTATCGATATACTCAAACAGCATGTTTTTGCCATGCAGGCCCTGCCGGATCATGTATGGGAACCATTCTCCCGGATATGGCAAACCGTTGAATTCAAACGCAAAACAGTACTCACTGTTGCCGGCGAAACGGAACGTCACCTCTACTTTGTACTGGACGGCGTGCAGCGAGCTTTCCATATGGACGATCATCATCCGGATGCCACCATCGTTTTCACCTATCCCTATTCCTTTGCAGGAGTGGCCGATAGCTTCCTAACGCAAATGTCCAGTCGATTTTTCTTTGAAACGCTTACCAGCAGTAAAATGCTGCGGACCTCGCATCAGCAGGTAAGACAGTTAGCCGATAAACATCCCGAGCTGATGGCATGGGTGCTGAAAGCCACCGCCTTTGCGCTCTCCGGCGTACTCGAACGCCAGGTTGAATTACTGAAGTTCAGCGCCGAAGAAAAATTCAGGATATTATTGAAACGCAGCCCTCATGTATTGCAAATTATCCCGCACAAATACCTCGCCTCCTATCTCGGTATTGACGCCAGTACTTTCAGCAAACTGCTTAGCACTGTTCGCATCGAATAA
- a CDS encoding outer membrane beta-barrel protein, protein MRTFTTFLALSIISLATNAQSQDTTKPVVKNLSAVTVTAAKAFVSQKGDRVVLNVAGSPIAASGNAWEVIKRGPGIIDQNGALSFRGKKIVVLLDGRLSHLEGEELRNFLNSMPANTISTVELISNPPARYDATGGAVINIVTTKSLKFGTNGTLTAGTGAGRYGRYNVGGSVNYRNQHINAWGSYDYRYTKTYSDAFTSRALASKDRLLDNTHRVGENYGHFLKAGLEYSIDPKHTIGLMLKGGITINDAGSFNHSSIADSVVTTNRSAYSRVSTPSVNLFYKWAINAKGASLSVNADHFEYDKKWNDDFITRYYDATGEEYQHPYNLRDQSPATNRVQSISIDYTLPTKFASFETGLKSIFTKTDNDVLWEEMMGNKWITDSSRTNHFIYRENIYAAYVNARKQMGKYSVQAGLRVEGTETKGDLLTWNKKSSRDYFNVFPTVNIAYTADEKNELSLSYRKSIQRFKFDVVNPFIVFRSQYSYYEGNPEIRPSIAHAFEVSHSFRNELFSSIGYTHYVDALSEVYRPGAMPGSVISRSENLGTGDMLNATVSHTISWLSNKWNITNTVNAMYCKYNTADPDQNEGMLTANITSQHMILLPKGFKAELFGSYTSPMIIGAYRINSVFTVDAGVSKSLFNNRATVALNVSDLFNSNVSVFDVKGFGVSSYNRNKMESRFVKLAFTWKFGNKNVKVNSSRRSGVETESRRMGE, encoded by the coding sequence ATGAGAACTTTTACTACCTTTTTAGCCCTGTCCATTATTTCACTGGCAACAAATGCACAAAGCCAGGATACCACCAAACCCGTCGTAAAGAATTTGTCTGCGGTGACCGTTACTGCCGCCAAAGCTTTCGTTTCTCAAAAAGGAGATAGAGTGGTGCTGAATGTTGCGGGTAGCCCCATCGCTGCCAGTGGTAATGCCTGGGAAGTGATCAAACGCGGTCCCGGTATCATCGATCAGAATGGCGCGCTTTCTTTCCGTGGTAAGAAAATAGTGGTGTTGCTGGATGGCCGTTTGAGTCATCTCGAAGGGGAAGAGCTTCGCAATTTCCTCAACAGCATGCCGGCCAATACCATCAGTACTGTTGAGCTAATTTCCAATCCTCCTGCACGTTACGACGCAACAGGCGGCGCCGTGATCAATATCGTTACCACTAAAAGTCTGAAATTCGGCACCAACGGAACGCTTACTGCCGGAACAGGCGCCGGACGTTATGGTCGTTACAATGTTGGCGGCTCAGTCAATTATCGCAATCAACACATCAACGCCTGGGGTAGCTACGATTATCGTTATACGAAAACATACAGCGATGCTTTCACCAGCCGGGCGCTTGCTTCAAAAGATCGTCTGCTGGACAATACCCATCGTGTGGGAGAGAATTATGGTCATTTCCTGAAAGCCGGACTGGAATACAGCATCGATCCCAAGCATACGATCGGCCTGATGTTGAAAGGGGGTATTACCATCAATGATGCAGGATCTTTCAATCATTCCTCGATAGCCGATTCCGTTGTAACTACCAACCGCAGCGCGTATTCCCGTGTCAGTACACCTTCCGTGAACCTCTTCTACAAATGGGCCATTAATGCGAAAGGTGCTTCCCTGTCTGTGAATGCCGATCATTTTGAGTACGATAAAAAATGGAATGATGATTTCATCACGCGCTACTATGATGCAACCGGAGAAGAATATCAACATCCATATAACCTTCGCGATCAGTCGCCGGCCACCAACAGGGTGCAATCCATTTCCATTGATTATACATTGCCCACCAAATTTGCCAGCTTTGAAACTGGATTGAAATCCATTTTCACCAAAACAGATAATGATGTGTTGTGGGAAGAAATGATGGGCAACAAATGGATTACGGACAGCAGCCGCACCAATCATTTCATTTACCGGGAAAACATTTACGCTGCTTATGTGAACGCACGGAAACAAATGGGGAAATACAGTGTGCAGGCTGGTTTGCGCGTAGAAGGAACAGAAACGAAAGGCGACCTCCTTACCTGGAACAAAAAAAGCAGCAGGGATTATTTCAATGTGTTCCCGACTGTGAACATTGCTTACACGGCTGATGAGAAAAATGAACTGAGCCTGAGCTATCGCAAAAGCATCCAGCGATTCAAATTTGATGTGGTGAATCCTTTTATCGTTTTCCGTTCTCAATACAGCTATTATGAGGGCAATCCCGAAATCAGGCCCAGCATTGCGCATGCTTTTGAAGTGTCGCACAGTTTCAGGAATGAATTGTTCAGCTCGATCGGTTACACGCATTATGTGGATGCATTGTCTGAAGTGTATCGCCCCGGCGCAATGCCCGGTTCTGTGATCAGCCGCTCTGAGAATCTTGGTACTGGCGATATGTTAAATGCCACTGTATCGCATACTATTTCCTGGTTGAGCAACAAATGGAATATCACCAATACCGTGAACGCGATGTATTGCAAATACAATACAGCAGATCCGGATCAGAATGAAGGTATGCTCACTGCCAATATCACCAGCCAGCATATGATCCTGTTGCCAAAAGGATTCAAAGCCGAACTGTTCGGGTCTTATACCAGCCCGATGATCATTGGTGCTTATCGTATCAATTCCGTATTCACGGTGGATGCAGGTGTGAGCAAATCACTGTTCAACAACCGGGCAACTGTAGCGCTGAATGTTTCCGATCTTTTCAACTCCAATGTATCTGTGTTTGATGTGAAAGGATTTGGCGTGAGCTCTTACAACCGTAACAAGATGGAAAGCCGATTTGTTAAGCTGGCCTTCACCTGGAAGTTTGGCAATAAAAATGTAAAAGTGAACAGCAGCCGCAGGAGCGGAGTGGAAACGGAATCGAGAAGGATGGGAGAGTAG
- a CDS encoding START-like domain-containing protein has product MSKKQQFTLEYPVRCSPSILFEFLSTPAGLQEWFADKVDERDNVFSFSWNGSIDKAEVTESEEDKFIRFHWLHAPTEEYFEFRIEKSEVTNQTILVIKDFAEKSEVKDQSQLWGYQVKDLFHRLGN; this is encoded by the coding sequence ATGAGTAAGAAACAACAATTTACGTTAGAGTATCCGGTAAGATGTTCTCCTTCCATTTTATTCGAATTCCTCAGTACACCAGCCGGTTTGCAGGAGTGGTTTGCAGATAAAGTGGACGAGCGCGATAATGTATTCAGCTTTTCCTGGAATGGTTCAATAGATAAAGCAGAAGTTACAGAGAGTGAAGAAGACAAATTCATTCGCTTCCACTGGCTGCATGCACCAACCGAAGAATATTTTGAATTCCGCATCGAGAAATCAGAAGTGACCAACCAAACGATTCTTGTGATAAAAGATTTTGCTGAAAAAAGTGAAGTAAAAGATCAAAGTCAGTTATGGGGTTACCAGGTGAAAGATCTGTTCCATCGCCTCGGCAACTAA
- a CDS encoding sigma-70 family RNA polymerase sigma factor, with the protein MRQLKITKSITNRESQSLEKYLQEIGKVELISPEEEVRLARRIKQGDQSALDKLTKANLRFVVSVAKQYQNQGLSLPDLINEGNLGLIKAAQRFDETRGFKFISYAVWWIRQSILQALAEQSRIVRLPLNKVGLTNKIQKAFSQLEQEFEREPSPEELAELLELETEEVSATLGIAARHVSMDTPLSEGEDNTLVDVLENPNAEYANTNIEHRESLKQEIERSMKMLTERQKEVICYFFGIGVDHPMSLEDIGDKFNLTRERVRQIKDKAITKLRTNSRSKALRGYLGV; encoded by the coding sequence ATGCGTCAACTCAAGATCACGAAATCAATTACGAATCGTGAATCTCAGAGCCTTGAGAAATACCTGCAGGAAATCGGAAAAGTTGAATTGATCAGCCCTGAAGAGGAAGTGCGTCTCGCCCGTAGAATCAAACAGGGCGATCAGTCTGCACTTGACAAACTGACCAAAGCCAATCTCCGCTTCGTAGTCTCCGTGGCAAAGCAGTATCAGAACCAGGGCCTCTCTCTACCAGATCTTATCAACGAGGGCAATCTCGGCCTCATCAAGGCAGCACAGCGTTTTGATGAAACCCGCGGCTTCAAATTCATCTCCTATGCCGTGTGGTGGATCCGCCAAAGTATCTTACAGGCACTGGCTGAACAAAGCCGTATCGTTCGACTCCCACTCAACAAGGTTGGTTTGACCAACAAGATCCAGAAAGCATTCTCACAACTCGAACAGGAATTTGAGCGCGAGCCCAGTCCTGAAGAACTGGCTGAACTGCTGGAGCTGGAAACCGAAGAAGTTTCCGCAACCCTGGGCATTGCTGCCAGGCATGTAAGCATGGATACACCGCTGTCTGAAGGGGAAGACAATACCCTGGTGGATGTGCTGGAAAATCCCAATGCCGAGTATGCGAATACCAATATCGAGCACAGGGAAAGCCTCAAACAGGAGATCGAGCGGTCCATGAAAATGCTGACCGAGCGACAGAAAGAGGTGATCTGCTATTTCTTCGGCATCGGGGTGGACCATCCCATGAGCCTGGAAGATATTGGCGACAAATTCAACCTCACCCGCGAGCGCGTGAGGCAGATCAAAGACAAGGCTATCACCAAGTTGCGTACCAATTCACGGTCCAAAGCCCTCCGCGGCTACCTGGGCGTATAA
- a CDS encoding DinB family protein — protein MKKLNSSNTLELLENDTRQIILSLRQLQQQDPEVLLQVPAPGRWSVVQNIEHLNTYGRYYLPRIKKAMAESSAGYEPSYKPGFLGNYFANSMLPDKNGMIKNKMKAFKNHIPSVDLDSHTVLNEFLKQEEELLELLEKAKKVPLGRIRIPISIASFIKLKLGDTFRFFIAHHQRHFVQISNILASLKK, from the coding sequence ATGAAAAAACTGAACAGCTCCAACACCCTCGAACTCCTGGAAAACGATACACGTCAGATCATTCTCAGCCTTCGTCAATTGCAACAGCAGGACCCGGAGGTCCTGCTGCAAGTTCCGGCGCCCGGCAGATGGAGCGTGGTTCAGAATATCGAGCACCTGAATACTTATGGCAGGTACTATCTTCCGCGGATCAAAAAGGCGATGGCTGAATCATCCGCGGGTTATGAACCTTCCTATAAACCCGGCTTCCTCGGTAATTACTTCGCCAACTCCATGTTGCCGGACAAGAACGGAATGATCAAAAACAAAATGAAGGCATTCAAAAACCATATACCTTCTGTTGACCTGGATAGTCATACCGTTCTGAATGAGTTCCTGAAACAGGAAGAAGAATTATTGGAGTTATTAGAAAAAGCGAAAAAAGTTCCACTCGGCAGGATACGTATCCCCATCTCCATTGCATCTTTCATCAAACTTAAGCTGGGTGATACTTTCAGGTTCTTCATAGCACATCATCAAAGGCATTTTGTGCAGATCAGCAATATTCTTGCATCGTTGAAAAAATAA
- the rimM gene encoding ribosome maturation factor RimM (Essential for efficient processing of 16S rRNA) gives MTNYNSIGKLAATFGVKGELVLVHHLGQKTALKGVPAIFIEIKRDELLPYFVEEARVKNETELFIKLEGINSKEEARNFLQKQVWLPEETVQQFTNKTAPISYLGFHIIDNGTDIGEILEVIEQPHQLLCRIDLDGKEALIPMHQETLLKVDKKKKEVHVQLPDGLLDIFR, from the coding sequence ATGACCAATTACAACAGTATAGGAAAATTAGCAGCCACCTTCGGCGTAAAAGGGGAACTGGTGCTGGTCCACCACCTGGGCCAGAAAACAGCGCTCAAAGGCGTTCCCGCTATCTTCATCGAGATCAAACGAGATGAACTGCTCCCTTACTTTGTAGAAGAAGCACGTGTGAAGAACGAGACCGAGCTCTTCATCAAACTCGAAGGCATCAACTCCAAAGAAGAAGCCCGAAATTTCCTCCAGAAACAGGTATGGCTACCCGAAGAAACTGTTCAGCAGTTCACCAATAAGACCGCACCTATTTCTTATCTCGGCTTCCATATCATCGATAACGGCACCGATATCGGCGAGATCCTGGAAGTGATAGAACAACCTCATCAGCTTCTCTGCCGCATCGATCTCGATGGCAAGGAAGCTCTCATTCCGATGCACCAGGAAACTTTACTGAAAGTGGACAAGAAGAAAAAAGAAGTGCACGTTCAACTGCCGGATGGCCTGCTGGATATTTTCAGGTGA
- a CDS encoding LptF/LptG family permease: MIKKLDILVLRAFIGPFIATFFLTLFVLILQFFWLWIDDFVGKGIDGFVMLRLITYLSATLVPLALPLAVLLSSIMTFGNLGETFELVAIKSAGIGLMRFMRPLLIVAAFLSVLAFLFNNYVIPVANLKMRTLHSDLINKKPAFDLKEGVFYTTIPGFALKVGKKEQDSILHNVIIYEEARTQLQDNMIAARRGVMKVTPDKMFLEFKLQDGWRYQEEGNRNTTNTQFTRLGFKEYKKILDLSALAFNQTSDSVYRNRYEMLNVRQLSIVIDSLDRDTKKVEDRTRSDLQVYLTFNKYLDTGWTKVKAPAVPDSIKSFAQLIPDSLRSSVVDMAASYASSMKSAVEGSSIEYENKRKDLRLHLMTWHEKITMSLAVLVLFLIGAPLGSIVRKGGIGTPVVFAVIFFVIFFLLNNFGKKFVKEDVLTPLGGMWMATFVLVPIGMFLIWKALHDSQLFNKEFYYRVFRGVRKMIAKIRKPKNEVGLATSAVPPSSDDDVA; the protein is encoded by the coding sequence GTGATCAAAAAACTGGATATACTTGTACTCAGGGCATTTATAGGCCCTTTTATCGCCACCTTTTTCCTCACACTCTTTGTGCTGATCCTTCAATTCTTCTGGTTGTGGATAGACGATTTCGTTGGTAAAGGGATCGATGGCTTCGTAATGCTGCGCCTCATCACCTATCTCAGCGCCACCCTGGTACCACTCGCCCTTCCCCTTGCCGTATTGCTCAGTAGTATCATGACCTTCGGTAACCTCGGGGAAACATTCGAACTGGTAGCCATCAAATCAGCGGGCATCGGCCTCATGCGCTTCATGCGCCCCCTGCTGATAGTAGCTGCCTTTCTCTCCGTTCTGGCCTTCCTCTTCAATAACTACGTGATCCCCGTAGCCAATCTGAAGATGAGAACACTGCATTCAGATCTTATCAATAAAAAACCTGCCTTCGATCTCAAAGAAGGCGTATTCTATACCACCATTCCCGGTTTTGCATTGAAGGTGGGAAAGAAAGAACAGGACTCGATCCTTCACAATGTGATCATCTATGAAGAAGCCAGAACACAGCTTCAGGATAATATGATCGCAGCACGCCGCGGCGTAATGAAAGTAACGCCGGACAAAATGTTTCTCGAATTCAAACTTCAGGATGGATGGCGCTACCAGGAAGAAGGCAACCGCAATACCACCAATACACAGTTCACACGCCTCGGCTTCAAGGAATACAAAAAGATCCTGGACCTCAGCGCACTCGCTTTCAATCAAACATCAGACAGCGTATATCGCAACCGTTACGAGATGCTCAACGTTCGACAACTGAGCATTGTGATCGATTCACTGGATCGCGATACCAAAAAAGTGGAAGACCGCACGCGAAGCGACCTTCAGGTATACCTCACCTTCAATAAATATCTGGATACAGGCTGGACCAAAGTGAAGGCCCCAGCTGTTCCGGACTCCATCAAATCATTCGCCCAGCTCATTCCGGACAGTCTCCGCAGCTCAGTGGTTGACATGGCCGCATCATATGCCAGCTCCATGAAATCCGCTGTGGAAGGCAGTTCTATCGAATACGAGAACAAGCGCAAAGACCTTCGTCTCCACCTCATGACCTGGCATGAGAAGATCACCATGTCGCTTGCAGTGCTGGTACTCTTCCTGATCGGTGCGCCGCTTGGCTCCATCGTACGCAAGGGTGGGATCGGAACACCTGTTGTGTTTGCCGTGATTTTCTTCGTGATCTTCTTCCTGTTGAACAACTTCGGAAAGAAATTCGTGAAGGAAGATGTACTTACACCACTGGGAGGCATGTGGATGGCCACTTTCGTGCTGGTGCCGATCGGCATGTTCCTCATCTGGAAAGCGCTGCATGATTCGCAACTCTTCAACAAAGAATTCTACTATCGTGTGTTCAGAGGCGTTAGAAAGATGATTGCCAAGATCAGGAAGCCGAAGAATGAAGTGGGGTTGGCTACGAGTGCTGTTCCTCCGTCTTCTGATGATGATGTAGCTTAA
- a CDS encoding LytR/AlgR family response regulator transcription factor translates to MIKCLICDDELIAHQILEAYILQTPGLVLVAKCRNALEAFAKLEQQSVDLIFLDIEMPLVNGINFLKTLSNPPKVIFTTAYAEHALESYELNAVDYLLKPFSPERFAKAVEKAKALIGAGGSSAEKPEEAGALVVKEKDGMIRVQYNQILYIEASKDYMKIVTNEKNYLVHITMKKLEESLPPEQFVRTHKSFMVALKAIRLLKPDELVLTNNAVVPVSINYRDMVTEKFKS, encoded by the coding sequence ATGATCAAATGCCTCATCTGTGACGATGAACTGATAGCCCACCAGATCCTGGAAGCGTATATCCTGCAAACGCCAGGATTGGTATTGGTGGCCAAATGCCGCAATGCCCTGGAAGCTTTTGCCAAACTGGAACAGCAAAGCGTTGACCTTATTTTCCTGGACATTGAGATGCCACTGGTGAATGGTATCAATTTTCTAAAGACACTCAGCAATCCGCCCAAAGTGATCTTCACTACAGCTTATGCGGAGCATGCCCTGGAGAGTTATGAATTGAATGCCGTGGATTACCTGCTGAAACCATTTTCGCCGGAACGCTTTGCCAAAGCCGTGGAAAAAGCGAAAGCCCTGATCGGGGCTGGTGGAAGTTCTGCGGAGAAACCGGAGGAAGCCGGCGCATTGGTGGTCAAAGAAAAAGATGGAATGATCCGCGTACAGTATAACCAGATCCTTTATATTGAAGCATCGAAGGATTATATGAAGATAGTGACCAATGAGAAGAACTACCTGGTGCATATCACGATGAAGAAGCTGGAGGAATCTCTGCCCCCCGAGCAATTTGTGAGAACACATAAGTCCTTTATGGTAGCGCTGAAAGCGATCCGGTTGCTGAAGCCTGATGAGCTGGTGCTCACCAATAATGCAGTGGTGCCGGTAAGTATCAATTACCGGGATATGGTTACAGAGAAGTTCAAATCCTGA
- a CDS encoding sensor histidine kinase: protein MNAVTTTTQRSRFPLVFELMVWLIYVCLYKYSFFLDQGHLPNPHFDSFPWPQLIIYSIAMTLYTIPFYRIIAPKLLLAKRYGFLVLTIILYFWILLKLNNWLVTWIFQALHPAGDLGTYYQQQHAIASDKLRYLFGWAPNTLLTDLLAFMSVAFMRYAFENEKKKFLLERDNLVLQLESLKAQLHPHFLFNTLNSIYGMSLTGNKDTPSYILRLSDMMRYILYDCQQHFVPLEKDIAFIENYVAMEKARYPEADIAFTIKGIAAGQQIVPLLFIQFIENSFKHGAHRVTENGYIHGSLELKDGRLHFHIVNDLLTQQTLNAAIPLAQEGTNYGGIGIQNVQKRLELIYPNRHKMNIKKEKGQYEVNIDILLSTVS from the coding sequence ATGAACGCAGTCACCACTACAACACAACGCAGCAGGTTCCCGCTGGTCTTTGAGCTCATGGTTTGGCTGATCTATGTTTGCCTGTATAAGTATTCCTTTTTCCTGGACCAGGGCCATCTTCCCAATCCGCATTTCGATAGTTTTCCCTGGCCGCAACTGATCATCTATTCCATTGCCATGACCTTGTACACTATTCCATTTTACAGGATCATCGCTCCGAAATTGTTGCTGGCAAAACGCTACGGATTCCTGGTGCTCACAATCATCCTTTATTTCTGGATCCTGCTCAAGCTCAACAACTGGCTGGTGACATGGATCTTCCAGGCATTGCATCCCGCCGGTGACCTGGGCACGTACTATCAGCAGCAACACGCCATTGCATCTGATAAGCTCAGGTATTTATTCGGCTGGGCCCCAAATACTTTGCTCACAGACCTGCTGGCCTTCATGTCTGTAGCCTTCATGCGCTATGCTTTCGAAAATGAAAAAAAGAAATTCCTCTTGGAACGCGACAACCTGGTACTGCAACTGGAATCACTGAAAGCCCAGCTCCACCCGCATTTCCTGTTCAATACACTCAACAGTATTTACGGCATGAGCCTTACCGGCAACAAGGATACTCCTTCCTATATCCTCCGGCTCTCCGACATGATGCGGTATATTTTGTATGATTGCCAGCAACATTTCGTGCCATTGGAAAAAGACATCGCCTTCATTGAAAACTATGTGGCCATGGAAAAAGCGAGATACCCCGAAGCGGATATTGCATTCACGATAAAAGGCATTGCCGCCGGGCAACAGATCGTACCACTGCTGTTCATCCAGTTCATCGAGAACAGCTTCAAGCACGGCGCACACCGTGTTACAGAGAATGGATACATCCATGGCTCACTGGAACTGAAAGACGGGCGTCTGCATTTTCATATCGTGAATGATCTGCTGACCCAGCAAACGCTGAATGCCGCCATCCCTCTGGCGCAGGAAGGGACCAACTATGGCGGCATCGGTATTCAAAATGTGCAGAAGCGGCTGGAACTCATTTATCCCAACCGGCATAAGATGAATATCAAAAAAGAAAAGGGCCAATACGAAGTCAATATCGATATCTTATTATCAACAGTTTCATAA
- the rpsP gene encoding 30S ribosomal protein S16, which translates to MPVKIRLQRHGSKKRPFYFIVVADARSPRDGKFIQKLGTYNPLTVPASVQLDRQKALDWLHKGAQPTDTVRRILSFKGVLYLKHLLRGVKLGLFDDAAAMEKFQVWHSEHEAQLKKRQEANARDRRPRRPMAPTGPKRSES; encoded by the coding sequence ATGCCAGTAAAAATCAGACTGCAACGACATGGGTCTAAAAAAAGACCATTCTATTTCATCGTAGTAGCCGACGCGCGCTCACCCAGAGATGGTAAATTCATTCAGAAGCTCGGTACTTACAATCCTCTTACAGTTCCTGCAAGTGTTCAACTGGATCGCCAGAAGGCACTGGATTGGCTGCACAAAGGTGCTCAGCCTACAGATACTGTTCGCAGGATCCTTTCTTTCAAAGGAGTGCTTTATCTGAAACACCTGCTGCGTGGTGTTAAGCTCGGTCTGTTCGATGATGCTGCTGCTATGGAGAAATTCCAGGTTTGGCATTCAGAGCATGAGGCGCAACTGAAAAAGCGCCAGGAAGCTAATGCCAGAGATCGTCGTCCTCGTCGTCCGATGGCTCCCACCGGTCCGAAGAGAAGCGAGTCTTAA